A stretch of Dietzia lutea DNA encodes these proteins:
- a CDS encoding MlaE family ABC transporter permease produces the protein MARVLDAPLKGIGEFFAMTLDTFVSFPSIVRQGREFIEQSWFIARVSTMATVLVAIPFTVLVSFTLNILLREIGAADLSGAGAALGAVTQVGPMVTVLIVAGAGATAICADLGARTIREEIDAMEVLGIDPVKRLVVPRVAASTFVALLLNGLVCTIGILGGFLFSVLLQGVNPGAFVNGITLLTGLGELILAQIKAGVFGMLAGLVACYKGLYVRGGPKEVGSAVNETVVFAFMCLFVVNTVITAVGVKVLGA, from the coding sequence ATGGCGAGAGTCCTCGATGCACCGCTCAAGGGCATCGGCGAGTTCTTCGCCATGACCCTCGACACGTTCGTCTCCTTCCCTTCGATCGTCCGCCAGGGCCGCGAGTTCATCGAGCAGTCCTGGTTCATCGCCCGCGTGTCGACCATGGCCACCGTGCTCGTGGCCATCCCGTTCACGGTCCTGGTGAGCTTCACCCTCAACATCCTGCTGCGTGAGATCGGCGCGGCCGACCTGTCGGGAGCCGGCGCCGCGCTGGGTGCCGTCACCCAGGTCGGGCCGATGGTCACCGTCCTCATCGTCGCGGGCGCGGGGGCGACCGCCATCTGTGCCGACCTCGGCGCGCGCACCATCCGCGAGGAGATCGACGCGATGGAGGTGCTGGGGATCGACCCGGTGAAGCGGCTCGTCGTGCCGCGCGTGGCGGCCTCGACGTTCGTCGCGCTGTTGCTCAACGGGCTGGTGTGCACGATCGGCATCCTCGGCGGCTTCCTGTTCTCCGTGCTGCTGCAGGGCGTCAACCCGGGCGCCTTCGTCAACGGCATCACCCTCCTGACCGGGCTCGGCGAGCTGATCCTCGCGCAGATCAAGGCCGGCGTGTTCGGGATGCTGGCGGGGCTCGTCGCCTGCTACAAGGGGCTCTACGTCCGCGGCGGGCCGAAGGAGGTCGGCAGCGCGGTCAACGAGACCGTCGTCTTCGCCTTCATGTGCCTGTTCGTGGTCAACACCGTCATCACCGCCGTCGGCGTCAAGGTCCTGGGGGCGTGA
- a CDS encoding MlaE family ABC transporter permease, translating to MAVIETARFPRLSRARNSAVKSFDDFGDHALFFWRALVATPRALTQYPKETLRLIAEIAMGTGALAMIGGTVVIVAFLTLATGGVIAVQGFSSLTDVGVEALTGFFAAFINVRIAAPVIAGIGLAATIGAGATAQLGAMRVSEEIDALEVMAIDSITYLVSTRIVAGMIAVVPLYSLAVIASFLASRFATVEIYGQSGGVYDHYFSTFLIPTDILWSFVQAIAMAITIMLIHTYYGYNAAGGPAGVGSAVGNAVRTSLIAVVTVTLLVSLAIYGGDGNFNLSG from the coding sequence ATGGCGGTGATCGAGACCGCCCGGTTCCCGCGACTGTCACGGGCCCGGAACTCCGCGGTCAAGAGCTTCGACGACTTCGGCGACCACGCGCTGTTCTTCTGGCGCGCGCTGGTGGCGACGCCGCGCGCGCTGACCCAGTACCCCAAGGAGACCCTCCGGCTGATCGCCGAGATCGCGATGGGGACGGGCGCGCTGGCGATGATCGGCGGCACCGTCGTGATCGTCGCCTTCCTCACCCTCGCCACCGGCGGCGTGATCGCCGTCCAGGGCTTCTCGTCTCTCACGGACGTGGGCGTGGAGGCGCTCACCGGGTTCTTCGCCGCCTTCATCAACGTCCGGATCGCGGCGCCCGTGATCGCGGGCATCGGGCTCGCGGCGACGATCGGGGCCGGCGCGACGGCACAACTGGGCGCGATGCGGGTCTCCGAGGAGATCGACGCCCTCGAGGTCATGGCGATCGACTCGATCACCTACCTGGTCTCCACCCGCATCGTCGCGGGGATGATCGCGGTGGTGCCGCTGTACTCGCTGGCCGTGATCGCGTCGTTCCTCGCCAGCCGGTTCGCGACGGTGGAGATCTACGGCCAGTCGGGCGGCGTCTACGACCACTACTTCTCGACGTTCCTCATCCCGACGGACATCCTGTGGTCCTTCGTACAGGCCATCGCCATGGCTATCACGATCATGCTCATCCACACCTACTACGGCTACAACGCGGCCGGTGGCCCCGCCGGTGTCGGCTCGGCCGTCGGCAACGCGGTGCGCACCTCGCTCATCGCCGTGGTGACCGTGACCCTTCTCGTCTCGCTCGCGATCTACGGCGGAGACGGCAACTTCAACCTGTCGGGATAG